A window of Nerophis lumbriciformis linkage group LG21, RoL_Nlum_v2.1, whole genome shotgun sequence genomic DNA:
ccctacgtACGTGtaaacagcggcgttttaaaaagtcatacattttactttttgaaaccgatactgatcatttctgatattacattttcaagcttttatcggccgataatatcggcagtccgataatatcgacatctctagtgaaTACCAATATAAATCTGATCCAATATCAGCCTGaatattacataccgtattttccggactataagacgcacttaaaatcgtttttttttcctcaaaactcgatagtgcgccttataacccggtgcgactattgtaaggaataagtttggttgagcttaaccacctcaaagctattttatttggtacatggtgtaatgataagtgttagtgataagtgtgaccagtagatggcagtcaaacataagagataagtgtagcctgcactatgatgggtttCAAGTAAACgatgccaacattttaaatgttccattgaaaatatagaacattacacacggcgctcaaaaatctatcaaaatgttttagtacgcctttggtaagctatgaagccgcaccgcttgaaggattgtcggcgcattaaacatacgagaattattatggtgtgtgtataaggtaagacatattatctggcgttttgtttcgcattattatgcaaaagcaacttttcttacctgctgatctgtatttgggatctgcgtaaatcctgaaaaaatgTGCATTGTCGTttttaagcttcttctttttctctatcttcttgttatgggacattcatccaccgctgttgccatttctaatataaagtagtgtaaagttcttacttatatctgtcagtaaactcgccgtgaaagcgctaaaacataccggcgtagtgagtttacattattcacccaaggaactttaattattagagttccgatcggacggtttttcacgggacacatttccggtgttgttgtttccggatgaggagatgctgctccgttattgatttaagtcaagtctgaatgtcattaaaacagttagctccatcttttgacactttttccactcctgtccttgcacgctacaccgctacaacaaagatggcggggagaagacgctgcggaaggtgagccacgtaaataagaccgcccacaatatctggaagcgactgtcagaaagcggcttgaagatgatctgtaaaacataatctatgcaacattttgaccaaagaaccagcattacatgttatgtagaccacaaggaagttttttcaatttagaaaacaatttgaataatatgactccttttaatgcgccttataatccggtgcgcctaatatatgaaaaaagatcaaaaatagaccattcatcggcagtgcgccttttaacaaCTTCAAtaaaactacatcagcagatacaatatatactcataggataccagtatttagtatttaaaaaaatagtgaagTACAtagtggtaaatgggttatacttattatatatgtatagcgcttttctaccttcaaggtactcaaagcgctttgacactatttccacattgctgccatgcaaggcgctgaccagcagccatcaggagcaaggggtgaagtgtcttgcccaaggacacaacggacgtgactaggatggtagaaggtggggattgaacccgagTAACcaacaaccctccgattgctggcacggccactctaccaacttcgccacgccgtcccttcaaACCACTGTTCAAGCACGGCCCTTTTGCTTTGCATATGAAAAGTTCTCTTTTTGCTGTAGcccgattttttatttttcattttgattaatttaagaataaaaagtattctgattgtaaataataattcCAAAATATGTTTTGATGTGTGAATTTTTTTTCCGGTCTGCTCGACTGCGACGTACTTGCGGCCACGCTACTGGTACGGCGTTTCAAAAATATTATGTTACAAAAACCATGTTAAAGCCGTATCCAGGTGTTTACTGAAGTATACAattgatgtttaaataacttttgctGCAAATGAATattggctccaaatatcggttatcgacCCCCTTGATTACTAATAATTGGTATTggccctgaaaaaaaaaacatattgttcGATCTCTACTTTTTACTTATTTTGTAGAGTGGAATATTAGATCAAGTTTGATCAATCAAGTGATATATTCTTGTGATCATAAATGGGTTCTGCATGCTGGATCTTGGCGCTGCTGGATAGAAGTGCTTGACGAACTGTATACTATTcagttgttacatcttgttttcttacatttctggGTCCCATTTGCCAGTATGCATTTATTACAGTTTGTCCTAGGTGGAGAGCGGCAGTGAGAAATAGTTTAATGCCCTTAAACGTGCCAGTTTCGTATATTGTTCAATGAatcaaaactttatttatatagctctctACATACACAGGCAAGTTGCAACATAAATTGCTTTACAGTACTTTTAAAAGATCTATAAAGTGTCTGCCAGGAAGTATTCTGATTAATACACATCAGCTGTttaattgtaatgtgcatcttagccGTACGTTTAATTTTGAGATGTTTTAATTGCCCTGTAATATAACTAATGCTATGCAGTAGCATGTATGTGACATATCCAATGTGagttagcatcgagctagtgtatttgttttaatgcatttcTTCTATGTTGGAATATATCACAGAAGTTATTTTGCATCGTATGTAAGTAATATTGACatactttatttttgtatgttcagttttacatttttgaAGTAAATACTCTTAAAGggaaactacacttttttttttaaatgttcttatCATTCACattcctatgtaagacaagaacatatatgtctttctttttttatgcattttaatttgtaacatatggcaagtacaaggtggctaacaatgaagctcaTGGGAGTCATCTATtgagcccataaagccctctaaaaaaacttccaaaaaccACAGACAATTTACATGTCCtgacctgaatatcaaccaaTTATTAACAACATTGGTATGATAagttgacattcaacttagacacaggttgttgtttttttttacctgtgtgggcattatcattaattattcatctaaacTGGAATATATAAACACCCCATCCGTCTGCAtccaagtgagagcagacattgtacagcatGTGATTGTTTTGCTATTttagtagtttgtatttcttgtttagcacttagtgcTACTtattggatctgcttatcactcagcttctaaaacttgtagctcatcttcCGTATATCCAGGCtcagaaatacaaaccccgtttccatatgagttgggaaattgtgttagatgtaaatataaacggaatacaatgatttgcaaatccttttcaacccatattcaattgaatgcactacaaagacaacatatttgatgttcaaactcataaactttttttttttttttgcaaataataattaacttagaatttcatggctgcaacacatgctaaagtaattgggaaagggcatgttcaccactgtattacataactttttcttttaacaacactcaataaacgattgggaactgaggaaactaattgttgaagctttgaaagtggaattctttcccattcttgttttatgtagagcttcagtcattcaacagtctccgctgtcatattttacgcttcataatgcgccacacatttttgatgggagacaggtctggactgcaggcaggccaggaaagtacccgcactctttttttacgaagccacgctgttgtaacacgtgctgaatgtggcttggcattgtcttgctgaaataagcaggggcgtccatgaaaaagacggcgcttagatggcagcatatgttgttccaaaacctgtatgtacctttcagcgttaatggtgccttcacagatgtgtacggtaagttacccatgccttagacactaatgcacccccataccatcacagatgctggcttttgaactttgcgtcgataacagtctggatggttcgcttcccctttggtccggatgacacgatgtcgaatatttccaaaaacaatttgaaatgtggactcgtcagaccacagaacacttttccactttgcatgagtccatcttagatgatctcaggcccagagaagccggcggcgtttctggatgttgttgataaatggctttcgctttgcatagtagagctgtaacttgcacttacagatgtagcgacgaactgtatttagtgacagtggtttttttaaatgttcctgagcccatgtggtgatatcctttagagattggtgtcagtttttgatacagtgccgtctgagggatcgaaggtcacggtcattcaatgttggtttccggccatgccgcttacgtggagtgatttttccagattctctgaaccttttgatgatattatggaccgtagatgttgaaatccctaaatttcttgcaattgcactttgagaaacgttgttcttaaactgtttgactatttgctcacgcagttgtggacaaaggggtgtacctcgccccatcctttcttgtgaaagactgagcattttttgggaagctgtttttatacccaatcatggcacccacctgttcccaattagcttgcacagctgtgggatgttccaaataagtcttagacgagcattcctcaactttatcagtatttattgccactttcccaacttctttgtcacgtgttgctggcatcaaattctaaagttaatgattattttcaaaaaaaataatgtttatcagtttgaacatcaaatatgttgtctttgtagcatattcaactgaatatgggtttaaaatgatttgcaaatcattgtatgccgtttatattcacatctaacacaatttcccaactcatatggaaacagggtttgtataaggtTCCgggtcatcatttgtcccaaagtagtctttgttggctTTCATAAAGTCTGCCGTgactagttgttgttgttgttgaaggaaatagcgaacatTGTGATGTGTCTGTCACATTCATGTGCcgtcatatgcttaaaatgaccaaaatacaaaaACACTGCATCATTATGAATGTGCATGTTACTCCGTTACATACAGTGCACTTCCAAAGTATTTACAGCGCTTGACTTATTCCACATTACCACataatgtttgtcctcaaaattcaacacaccccataatgacaatgggaacagttttttttgggggggggttagatttttgcaaatgtattaattattattgGACATTATTTGGAAAGAAACGCACCTGTCTATATATGAGGTCCCaaacttgacagtgcatggcagagaaCAAACCAAACatgaagtcgaaggaattgtctgcagacctccgagacaggattgtctcgaggcacaaatAAGGGGAAGGGTACATAAAATATCCGCTGCTTTTAAGGTCCCAGTGAGCACAGTGACCTCCATCATCCGCAAATGGAAGAAGCTTGggaccaccaggactcttcctagagCTGGACGGCTGTGTACTGAGTGATCGGGAGAGAAGGGCCCTAGCGGAGAACCttgcagaaggacaaccatctctgtagCAATCCATTATTTAGGTCTGTACGGTTAATTCTTCATTCTTTCGTAAAAAAGCACATGGCAGCCCATCTggtgtttgccaaaatgcacctgaaatactGTCAGAACATGAAAAACAACATTCTGTGGTTTAATGAGACAAAATTGACTATTTGGTGCGAATGACAGGTGTCATGTTTGAAGAAAACCAGCcactgctcatcaccaggccaataccaccccaacagtgaagcatggtggtggcggtATCATGCTATGGGGaggtttttcagcggcaggaactgggagactagtcaggatagagggaaagatgaatacaGCTATGTACAGAGAAATCCTGCATGAAAACTTGTTCCAAAGCGCTGTTAAACTCAGACTGGGGTGTAAACTGTGTAAAAATCCTTGAGTGGACCAGCTAGAGTCCGATTGAACATCTCTGAAGAGATCTGAAAATGTCTTTGCaccgacgcttcccatccaacctctcaggtgctgcaaagaggttagaatgggcgaaactgaccaaagataggtgtgccaagcttctggcatcgtattcaaaaagacttgaggctgtaattgctgtaatgtattgagcaaaggctgtgaatacttatgtacatgtggtttcttatttttatattttcaataaatttgcaaaaaaatctctaaaaaaaccaacaaaaaaccctatgtttacaaaacccaaaaccagtgaagttggcacgttgtgtaaatcgtaaataaaaacagaatacaatgatttgcagataCTTTTaaacttctattcaattgaatagactgcaaagacaacttcaaactaataaacttaattttttttcattaacttaccaatttaatggtagcaacacattgcaaaaaagttggcgcaatggtatttttaccactgtgttacattgcctctccttttaacaacactcagtaaacgtttgggaactgaggagaccaattttagaagcttttcaggtggaattctttcccaattcttgcttgatgtacagcttaagttgttcaacagtccagggtctccgttgtcgtattttacgcttcataatgcgccacacatttttaacgggagacaggtctggactacaggcaggccagtctagtactcacactcttttacaacgaagccacgctgttgtaacacgtacagaatgtggcttagcattgtcttgctgaaataagcaggggcgtccatgaaaaagacgttgcttggatggcaacatatgttgctccgaaacctgtatgtacctttcagcattaaaggtgccttcacagatgtgtaatttacccatgccgtgggcactaatacacccccataccatcacagatgctggcttttgaactttgcgcttataacagtccggatgattcttttcctctttggtccggaagacacgacgtccacagtttccaaaaacaaattgaaatgtgaactcgtcagaccacagaacactttttgactttgcatcagtccatctcagatcattttgagcccagcgaagccggtggcgtttctgggtgttgttgataaacggctttcactttgcatagtagagttttaacttgcacttacagatgtagcgacaaattgtagttactgaccgtggttttctgaagtgttcctgagcccatgtggtgatattctttacacactgatgtcggtttttgatgtagtactgcctgaggaatcaaaggtcacgggcatttaatgttggttttcagtcttgccgcttacttgcagtgatttctccagattctctgaaccatttgatgatattacagaccgtagatggtgaaatccctaaattccttgcaatagctggttgagaaattatgttcttaaactgttcgacaatttgctcacaaagtggtgaccctcgccccatccttgtttgtgattgactgagcatttcatggaagctgcttttatacccaatcatggcacccacctgttcccaattagcctgttcacctgtgggatgttccaaataagtgtttgatgcgcattcctcaactttctcagtcttttttgccacttgtgccaaatttttggaaatattttgcaggcatcaaattccaaatgaactaatatttgcaaaaaataacaaagtttaccagttctaacgttaagtatcttgtctttgcagtctattcaattgaatataggtagaaaaggatttgcaaatcattgtattctgtttttatttaccatttacacaacgtgccaacttccctggatttgggttttgtacaccgatggggtattgtatgtagaattttgaggacaaaaactaatttattccattttcaaataaagctgtaacatcaaatgtggaaaaagtcaagcgctctgaatactttccggatgcactataTATACTTACACCCCTAATACTGTATTTACAGTACATCATAAAAGTGAGTACAGTGTTTCTTTGATTATTGCAGTGGTTACATTCCGGATCCGGACCcctatttattttatgatttttatgaatattacatgcatttaaaGTCTTTATAAGCCATTTTCACACTCTACAGGTCTTCCACACAATTATAAACACTACCTGTGCTCCCAAATCACTTAACACACTCTAAAACCTACATAATTCTAAAATGAAAATTACTTTGTACTCAAATCTTAATGTACTGAATGGTACCGTATGGTACTTTAAAATCCGGGATGCATGGTGACCGTAGTAAGTGAACTGTGAAGTAAAGCGGGAACACTGTACGCCATTCACATTTATTACAGTGTGTACTGTATAATATAAATGGAACTTatatagtcgcgatcaaaagtttacatacacttgtaaagaatataatgtcatggctgtggtgagtttccaataatttctacaactgttgtttttttgtgatagagtgattggagcacatacttattggtcacagaaaacattcatgaagtttggttcttttaataatttattatgggtctactgaaaatgtgaccaaatttgctcggtcaaaagtatacatacagcaatgttaatatttttttacatgttccttggcaagtttcactgcaataaagcgcttttggttgccatccacaagcttctggcaaacttctggttgaaattttgaccactcctcttgacaaaattggtgcagttcagctaaatttgttggttttctgacatggacttgtttcttcagcattgtccacacgtttgtaACCAAAGtgtcaggactttgggagggccattttaaaaccttaattctagcctcatttagccattcatttaccacttttgacgtgggcttggggtcattgtcctgttggaacacctaacCGTTCCCAAGACCCAaccactgatgattttaggttctcctaaagaatttggaggtaatcctcccttttcattgtcccatttaaagcaccagttccattggcagcaaaacaggccgagagcataatactaccaccaccatgcttgacggtgggaatggtgttcctgggaataaaggcctcaccttttctcctccaaacatattgctgggtattgtggccaaacagctacatttttctttcatctgacatcccatggccaaagataagaccttctggagaaaagttctgtggtcagatgaaacaaaaatgtagctgtttggccacaatacccagcaatatgtttggaggagaaaaggtgaggcctttaatcccaggaacaccattcctaccgtcaagcatggtggtggtagtattatgctctgggcctgttttgctgccaatggaactggtgctttaaatgggacaatgaaaagggaggattacctccaaattcttcaggacaacctaaaatcatcagcccggaggttgggtcttgggcgcagttgggtgttccaacaggacaatgaccccagacacacgtcaaaagtggtaaaggaatggctaaatcaggctagaattaaggttttagaatggccttcccaaagtcctgacttaaacgtgtggacaatgctgacaaaacaagtccatgtcagaaaaccaacacacttagctgaactacaccaattttgtcaagaagagtggtcaaaaattcaaccagaagcttgtggatggctaccaaaagcgccttattgcagggaaacttgccaaaggacatgtaaccaaatattaacattgctgtatgtatacttttgacctagcagatttggtcacattttcagtagactcataataaattcataaaagaaccaaacttcatgaatgttttttgtgaccaacaagtatgtgctccaatcactctatcacaaaaaaataagagttgtataaagtattggaaactcaagacagccatgacattatgttctttacaagtgtatgtaaacttttgatcacgacttaCTTTATATATACTTActttatatatactttatatatagctTACTTTAGTGTAGTCACTAGTATATGTTTATCGCAGTACAGCATTACTATTAAGTGGCAACAAAAAGTTGATCTGCTGGCTAAACATTGCCACCAGGCCGTATTTTGGACTCCCCTgatttaagcattaaaaaaattgacattttacatctaGCGTTGTAaagtatatgttatatttttagGTTAATGTTGAAATGATTACATATTAAACTCTAAACATGTGTGAAGAGTATGTGTTGAATACCGGTGAATTGTTCCAAAGACATATACCACTGCATTATGACTGATGTTTTGGAATATGGTCTGTTATTCCAGCTTGGTGAACTAGGCAGGGGAGCAGGAAAAGGTGGCGGGGCAGGAGGCGCCGTGAGGGAAGCAGGGGGAGCCTTTGGAAAACGAGGAGTTGCAGAGGAGGAGCGGTACTTCAGGTGACACCCATCACATGGAATAACTTTCTCATGTCTTTTAGTTGTTTTCCATAATCGCAAAATTACCCCAAAAAAATGCTTTCAACTTGCAGGCAAAAGgagaaggagcagatggaagcacTGAGGAAGCACCATACAGAGGAGATTGAGCACCACAAAAAGGAGATTGAGCGCCTACAAAAGGAGATTGACCGTCATAAGGGCAAAATTAGGAAGCTTAAACATGATGACTAAACCACCATATTATTGTACCATAAATGATAATCAGATGCTGACTTATTAGACCAAGTCTGTTATCCCGGACAATTTTGAATGCAACGACCAATAAAGTGCTTAATATTTCACATGCAATAATTGTTACTGTTTGAGTATTTTGTCCTAAAAATGCATTTAATTGTGATATAGGCTCCAGACTGAGCCTAGTCTAcaaaatccactacacctccctgatacctaagtacatgtcaaactacttccataacgtacaaaccccgtttccatatgagttgggaaattgtgttagatgtaaatataaacggaatacaatgatttgcaaatccttttcaacccatattcaattgaatgcactacaaagacaagatatttgatgttcaaactcataaacttttttttttttttttgcaaataataattaacttagaattccatggctgcaacacgtgccaaagtagttgggaaagggcatgttcaccactgtgttacatggcctttccttttaacaacactcagtaaacgtttgggaactgaggagacacattttttaagcttctcaggtggaattatttcccattcttgcttgatgtacaccttaagttgttcaacagtccgggggtctccgttgtggtattttaggcttcataatgcgccacacattttcaatgggagacaggtctggactacaggcaggccagtttagtacccgcactcttttactatgaagccacgttgatgtaacacgtggcttggcattgtcttactgaaataagcaggggcgtccatggtaacgttgcttggatggcaacatatgttgctccaaaacctgtatgtacccttcagcattaatggcgccttcacagatgtgtaggttacccatgtcttgggcactaataaacccccataccatcacagatgctggtttttcaactttgcgcctataacaatccggatggttcttctcctctttggtccggaggacacgacgtccacagtttccaaacacaatttgaaatgtggactcgtcagaccacagaacacttttccactttgtatcagtccatcttagatgagctcaggcccagcgaagccgacggcgtttctgggtgttgttgataaacggttttcgccttgcataggagagttttaacttgcacttacagatgtagcgaccaactgtagttactgacagtgggtttctgaagtgttcctgagcccatgtggtgatatcctttacacactgatgtcgcttgttgatgcagtacagcctgagggatcgaaggtcacgggcttagctgcttacgtgcagtgatttctccagattatctgaaccctttgatgatattacggaccgtagatggtgaaatccctaaattccttgcaatagctggttgagaaaggtttttcttaaactgttcaacaatttgctcacgcatttgttgacaaagtggtgaccctcgccccatccttgtttgtgaatgactgagcatttcatggaatctatttttatacccaatcatggcacccacatgttcccaatttgcctgttcacctgtgggatgttccaaataagtctttgatgagcattcctcaactttatcagtatttattgccacctttcccaacttctttgtcacgtgttgctggcatcaaattctaaagttaatgattatttgccaaaaaaaaaaaaatgtttatcagtttgaacatcaaatatgttgtctttgtagcatattcaactgaatatgggttgaaaattatttgcaaatcaatgtattccgtttatatttacatctaacacaatttcccaactcatatggaaacggggtttgtaaatgaccgccataaccacaacaccagggggaactccactaaccacgttgtacccagattccgatctaacaaaggtcttaactcattctccttctatgccaatatggaatgcactcccaacaggtgtaaaagaaagtgcatctctatcctccttcaaaaccgcactaaaagaacacctccaggcaactgcaACCCTAAACCAACACccacccccttccacatcccacctccccggattgtaaataatcaaatgtaaataatcatatgtatatacttgttcttatgctttctgatctctctatgtccactactttctgtacatatcctaccaagtcagacctacactgtttcaatgtccatttctctgatgatgcaattgttgatgactgaagtgctgatatcaacccccccccccccccccccgtccacatcccacaccccggaatgtaaataatgtaaataattcaatgtatatactctgatgattaacttgtgtgatgactgtattatgatgatagtatatatttgtaccatgaattgatttgagtggaccccgacttaaacaagttgaaaaacgtattcgggtaccatatgtactgtactgtgcaatctactaataaaagtctcaatccatcaaagcaccccctgcgactccgaaagggacaagcagtacaaaatggatggatggatggatggataatcataCATTTAAAGTGTGCAACGTCAGATTTCTTGAATGAgaagtcaatggggaaaaaaagaGACGCCCACCCCCTTTTTGGTCCAGTTCTCGCGATGTTTGCCCGGTGTTCACGTTCACCGTCGACGAGACGAGCCGTCTGGAAATTTGTCTCGTGGTTTcgacacaaaacattttttaaacgtttttcTCGCTTTGCCGGGCACAGTTGTTGTCTTATAAATCCAAACACGCTACTCTCGGTTGTCGGAACTAAAGCGGTAAGTGTTGCTAACTACCCGTTTTGCAGTTTGTACggctcttgtgttttttttttgctatcttTCTGCACAGCGCGGCCTTCATACACCTCTGCT
This region includes:
- the atp5if1a gene encoding ATPase inhibitor A, mitochondrial, whose product is MSRLLLRTNLRGCIASQIRTASEQLGELGRGAGKGGGAGGAVREAGGAFGKRGVAEEERYFRQKEKEQMEALRKHHTEEIEHHKKEIERLQKEIDRHKGKIRKLKHDD